A stretch of the Streptomyces sp. NBC_00078 genome encodes the following:
- a CDS encoding HNH endonuclease — MARGPEVSESVRRELWRLANGMCQMCRRELDPGTAGRTPTAQTAHNVALSDHGPRADPTLPVEGRNAVSNLLLLCATCHDIVDKNNGQAHTVEELSRFKAEHETWTAALRKAGQAWRMSYSSIDYLNVPRVAMLPGGDVVQQAAQRARLDPTRPFSGQGFAPGTFVGTVRPVFESWREHAVPLDEVRLDAVQQGMYVAFNAPMRSRNVSNRPFPRPLTGAWQDDPYLSFRLGERQIMIRYDPQWLTTSTAGTDLVSAAAEQVAYAGIGLVVGESADAIRISALFFGKPQTAEGAFMKYVVQGEGQIARTVTVDDFETGLSSRESGSRLSGAPRDPGNDDVTVALHFNELEVDPGQIQRETFQQLMRVVPEFRRDLTVAVGTFFTHSGLTGLPKPLDIAAAHLAGEPKVWSTHSIDGLGTLLADVEVAFALVRGVRRGQLDDLHQALLAESESYLGAVEVNLRRPTHQRFYEASPRYRLIEADLRLLYSAREYYGELGDWDHRPHELLDEWEAEDIFKSVAWEEDKEQSAADERQAEEEMSEWMAMIDRGQAAAD, encoded by the coding sequence ATGGCCAGAGGGCCGGAGGTCAGTGAGAGCGTTCGCCGGGAGCTCTGGCGACTGGCAAACGGCATGTGCCAGATGTGTCGGCGGGAGCTGGATCCTGGGACTGCCGGACGCACCCCAACGGCTCAGACGGCGCACAATGTGGCGCTGAGCGATCATGGGCCCCGAGCAGACCCCACCCTGCCGGTCGAGGGCCGAAACGCCGTATCGAACCTCTTGTTGCTGTGCGCGACGTGCCACGACATCGTCGACAAGAACAACGGGCAGGCGCACACCGTTGAGGAACTGTCAAGATTCAAGGCAGAGCATGAGACCTGGACCGCCGCACTGAGGAAAGCCGGACAGGCGTGGAGGATGAGCTACAGCAGCATCGACTACCTCAATGTGCCGAGGGTCGCGATGCTTCCTGGTGGGGATGTCGTGCAACAGGCGGCTCAGCGTGCCCGCCTCGACCCGACGCGGCCGTTCTCTGGGCAGGGCTTCGCCCCTGGGACGTTCGTCGGGACGGTGCGTCCAGTCTTCGAGTCGTGGAGGGAGCACGCCGTTCCTCTTGACGAAGTGCGTCTCGATGCGGTCCAGCAGGGGATGTACGTGGCGTTCAACGCGCCGATGCGTAGCCGCAATGTGTCCAACCGGCCGTTTCCACGGCCGCTTACTGGAGCATGGCAAGACGACCCCTACCTGTCCTTCCGGTTGGGTGAACGTCAGATAATGATCCGGTACGACCCGCAATGGCTCACCACTAGCACCGCTGGCACGGACTTGGTCAGCGCGGCAGCGGAGCAGGTCGCCTATGCAGGGATTGGCCTTGTCGTGGGTGAATCTGCTGATGCGATTCGGATCTCCGCACTGTTCTTCGGGAAGCCGCAAACCGCAGAAGGGGCGTTCATGAAGTACGTCGTTCAGGGCGAGGGCCAGATCGCAAGGACGGTTACCGTCGATGACTTTGAGACGGGATTGTCGTCGCGCGAGTCAGGATCCCGGCTGTCAGGTGCCCCTCGTGACCCAGGCAACGACGATGTCACCGTGGCACTGCACTTCAACGAACTTGAGGTCGACCCAGGGCAGATCCAGCGAGAGACATTCCAGCAACTGATGCGCGTGGTCCCGGAGTTCCGGCGCGATCTCACGGTTGCCGTGGGCACTTTCTTCACCCACTCAGGGCTGACCGGCCTGCCGAAGCCACTTGACATCGCAGCAGCCCATTTGGCGGGTGAGCCCAAGGTGTGGTCGACGCACTCCATCGATGGTCTGGGTACGCTGCTGGCGGATGTAGAAGTGGCCTTCGCCCTCGTGCGCGGCGTGCGTAGAGGCCAACTCGATGACCTGCACCAAGCGCTCCTAGCCGAGTCGGAGAGCTATCTCGGGGCGGTCGAGGTGAACCTTCGGCGCCCGACACACCAGCGTTTCTACGAGGCGAGCCCCCGCTATCGACTCATCGAGGCGGATCTCCGGCTGCTGTACAGCGCCAGGGAGTACTACGGGGAACTCGGCGACTGGGATCACAGACCTCACGAGCTGCTTGATGAGTGGGAAGCGGAGGACATCTTCAAGAGCGTGGCTTGGGAGGAGGACAAGGAACAAAGCGCTGCTGACGAGCGGCAGGCTGAGGAAGAGATGTCTGAGTGGATGGCCATGATCGATCGGGGCCAGGCAGCGGCGGATTGA
- a CDS encoding class I SAM-dependent DNA methyltransferase encodes MPPRKRAAAAAGQGELLSVSSTKEIQDILWKAADKLRGSMDAAQYKEFVLGLVFLKYVSDAFTERREELAADPELAQIPEHRRAAFLEEKDEYTEKNVFWVPPTARWDHISENAASAEGGVGALLDTAMDEVMKANKTLTGVLPKIFNRDNVDQKRLKELVDLISDARFTGHGDRPAQDVLGETYEYFLGRFARAEGKLAGEFYTPASVVRLIVEVLEPYEGRVYDPACGSGGMFVQSGKFVAKRRGKDHTHDIAVYGQEANERTWRLAKMNLAIHGMDPKGVGDRWADTFADDKLPDLKADFVMANPPFNMSDWARKTDDRRWRYGVPPQSNANYAWLQHIVSKLGDRGSAGVVLSNGSMSSKQSGEGEIRAAMVEADLVSCMIALPGNLFRTTAIPACLWFLTKDKSPQGAKALEDRRSRVLFIDARAMGTMVDRTERVLTEEDLEKISDTYHAWRGTKSARDKGLTYEDVPGYCYSATLEEIEKHDHVLTPGRYVGATEVEEDPDAEPVGERIARLTKELFEQLDESARLDVVVREQLGRLS; translated from the coding sequence ATGCCTCCCCGCAAGCGAGCCGCGGCAGCCGCCGGACAGGGCGAACTGCTCAGTGTCTCCAGCACCAAGGAGATCCAGGACATCCTGTGGAAGGCCGCGGACAAGCTCCGCGGCTCCATGGACGCCGCCCAGTACAAGGAGTTCGTGCTCGGCTTGGTCTTCCTGAAGTACGTCTCCGATGCCTTCACCGAACGCCGCGAGGAGTTGGCCGCCGATCCCGAGCTGGCCCAGATCCCCGAGCACCGCCGGGCGGCCTTCCTTGAGGAGAAGGACGAGTACACGGAGAAGAACGTCTTCTGGGTGCCCCCGACCGCCCGCTGGGACCACATCTCCGAGAACGCGGCCAGCGCGGAGGGCGGTGTCGGCGCGCTCCTGGACACGGCCATGGACGAGGTGATGAAGGCCAACAAGACCCTCACCGGTGTCCTCCCGAAGATCTTCAACCGCGACAACGTCGACCAGAAGCGCCTGAAGGAACTCGTCGACCTCATCAGCGACGCGCGCTTCACGGGGCATGGCGACCGCCCGGCACAGGATGTGCTGGGCGAGACGTACGAGTACTTCCTTGGTCGCTTCGCGAGGGCAGAGGGCAAGCTCGCCGGCGAGTTCTACACCCCGGCAAGCGTGGTCCGCCTGATCGTCGAGGTGCTGGAGCCGTACGAGGGGCGGGTGTACGACCCGGCGTGCGGCTCGGGTGGCATGTTCGTGCAGAGCGGCAAGTTCGTCGCGAAGCGGCGCGGCAAGGACCATACGCACGACATCGCGGTGTACGGCCAGGAGGCCAACGAGCGCACCTGGCGCCTGGCCAAGATGAACCTTGCCATCCACGGCATGGACCCCAAGGGCGTCGGCGACCGCTGGGCGGACACGTTCGCGGACGACAAGTTGCCTGATTTGAAGGCCGACTTCGTGATGGCCAACCCGCCGTTCAACATGTCCGACTGGGCACGGAAGACGGACGACAGGCGGTGGCGGTACGGGGTTCCGCCACAGTCGAACGCGAACTACGCCTGGCTCCAGCACATCGTCTCCAAGCTGGGGGACAGGGGCAGCGCGGGCGTGGTCCTGTCCAACGGCTCGATGTCCTCAAAGCAGTCCGGCGAGGGCGAGATCCGCGCGGCGATGGTCGAGGCGGACTTGGTCTCCTGCATGATCGCGCTGCCGGGCAACTTGTTCCGTACGACGGCGATCCCGGCCTGCCTGTGGTTCCTGACAAAGGACAAGTCGCCGCAGGGCGCGAAGGCGCTGGAGGACCGGCGGAGCCGGGTGCTGTTCATCGACGCGCGTGCGATGGGCACGATGGTCGACCGCACGGAGCGGGTCCTCACGGAGGAGGACCTGGAGAAGATCTCCGACACGTATCACGCGTGGCGGGGCACGAAGTCGGCGAGGGACAAGGGCCTTACATACGAGGACGTGCCGGGGTACTGCTACAGCGCGACGCTGGAGGAGATCGAGAAGCACGACCATGTGCTGACGCCGGGGCGGTATGTGGGGGCGACGGAGGTCGAGGAGGACCCGGACGCGGAGCCGGTGGGGGAGCGGATCGCTCGGCTGACGAAGGAACTGTTCGAACAGCTGGACGAGTCGGCTCGGCTGGATGTGGTGGTGCGGGAGCAGCTGGGGAGGTTGAGTTGA
- a CDS encoding restriction endonuclease subunit S: MNNWDTKTIGQLGRVVTGTTPRTGDNNAWGDQVDFVTPTEMSYSDREPSGCRRLSEDGLATMRRRLVPAGSVLFACIGFSTGKVACVSRPAVTNQQINALIPDLSVVDPGFAYYMLRYRAVDIRRIASGSTTPIVNKSTFEAFIVSVPGMSEQAEIAEVLGVLDDKIAVNKKIAATALELADTQFASAARGVDFGPDTFGSMATVAGGGTPSTTTEEYWGGGIAWTTPTDVTALSAPYLFETGRTVTGGGLESCASQLYPAQSIFMTSRATIGAFALPQIPAAVNQGFIVVLPPNEELRWWLLHEMRSRVEEMISLANGSTFLELSRKNFKAMPIRRASDQSISDFARAVSPLHRRAAQSSAESRTLATLRDALLPQLMSGKLRVRDAEKIVEDAV, from the coding sequence TTGAACAACTGGGATACCAAGACGATCGGACAGCTCGGACGCGTCGTCACAGGGACGACACCGCGGACAGGTGACAACAACGCATGGGGAGACCAGGTTGACTTTGTCACCCCCACGGAGATGAGCTACTCAGACCGTGAGCCTTCTGGATGCAGACGACTCTCCGAAGATGGTCTAGCTACGATGCGACGAAGGCTCGTACCCGCTGGATCTGTACTGTTCGCCTGTATCGGCTTCTCAACCGGAAAAGTTGCATGTGTCTCGCGGCCTGCTGTCACGAATCAGCAAATTAATGCACTGATCCCCGATCTGTCTGTCGTTGATCCAGGCTTCGCTTACTATATGTTGCGATATCGGGCAGTGGATATTCGGAGAATTGCCAGCGGTTCAACAACGCCGATCGTGAATAAATCCACATTCGAAGCGTTCATTGTGTCTGTCCCCGGCATGTCGGAGCAGGCAGAAATCGCTGAGGTCCTTGGAGTGCTGGACGATAAGATCGCGGTCAACAAGAAAATTGCGGCCACAGCCCTTGAGCTTGCGGACACACAATTTGCCAGTGCTGCGAGAGGGGTGGACTTCGGTCCCGACACGTTCGGTTCGATGGCGACGGTTGCCGGTGGTGGAACGCCCAGTACGACGACAGAGGAATACTGGGGCGGAGGGATCGCTTGGACCACTCCAACGGACGTAACCGCATTGTCCGCGCCATATCTGTTTGAAACTGGCAGGACCGTAACAGGTGGGGGACTAGAAAGCTGTGCATCGCAACTCTATCCGGCGCAGTCCATCTTCATGACCTCCCGTGCAACCATTGGGGCTTTTGCTCTGCCTCAGATTCCCGCTGCGGTGAACCAGGGCTTCATCGTCGTCCTGCCGCCGAACGAGGAGCTGCGATGGTGGCTGCTTCATGAAATGCGCTCTCGCGTGGAAGAAATGATCAGTCTGGCTAACGGGTCGACCTTCCTCGAGCTGAGTCGTAAAAATTTCAAGGCCATGCCGATCCGCCGGGCGAGTGACCAGAGCATTTCCGATTTTGCGCGGGCTGTTTCGCCACTGCATCGCAGGGCTGCTCAATCCTCGGCCGAATCGCGCACCCTAGCCACTCTTCGCGACGCCCTCCTCCCTCAACTGATGTCCGGCAAGCTCCGAGTCCGAGACGCCGAGAAGATCGTGGAGGACGCCGTATGA
- a CDS encoding type I restriction endonuclease subunit R, whose product MTTESGNEPTHTPAHLDAKMTESTWEHLALDELAQLAWETKPGKDLAPGTGHRRDWNDLILHDELQAAIEKLNPELTSTAVHDATRIATDPASREAYPENKQAHEFLTTGIRLTYTDEFGAEQTPTVRLVDFTDPDANSYLAVNQVTVRETDGSHRRFDIVLYVNGLPLAVVELKSASDENATLKSAHAQLQTYVSEFPIAFRYNVLCLVSDGITAKYGTAFTPYEHFAPWNVDHEGERVDTNEPGYDGLDALNLALHGLFTQERFLSLTRNFVNFPPPKPGEPLSGKRIAKPHQYFAVNKAVDAVVEASRTNGQAGVVWHTQGAGKSEEMVETAALVLRHPALNNPTIVVITDRNDLDDQLYDTFLDSESLLEAKAHQIDTREELRTELTRRNVGGIVFTTLQKFGLSKEEKDGGKSHPLLSERRNILVIVDEAHRSHYDSLDGYARHLRDALPYATLLAFTGTPISKAEADTRAVFGEYIDIYDLKRAVDDGATVRVFHEPRVIKVDLPKGVDPNKLDEQANTLTEGMDDAERRRAIQYATTMNTVYGAQDRIAKLADDLIAHWEQRRELVKPDIGAPGKAMVVCATREICVRVFDALAERRPGWVSDEVDKGVMKIVFHGDRSDPENMRKHSLRKSQQKVVQKRAKDPDDELELLIVHSMLLTGYDAPPIHTLYMDRPMQGANLMQALARVNRRFRGKQDGLLVGYAPLTDNLTKALREYSDQDRKDQTLGADIERAVTEVKNEIATIKGLLAGSRWKEWLADTGRPDSRKRALRLTADFLRDPKNPGNKVEPPAKPLSVRFKDSAARLDRFYRVCAMSKEIAERCEDLDDWRRDISFFSEVRAWMIKLDAAQREASGEPLSAEVQRYLQALAASVVDADDITDLYAEAGIGRLDITRLNEAQLRNLENSETPHLVTEALRRMIQQKMREVTKHNVVRNESFTERLNDLMRRYMLQQLTSAQVIAELAALAREVSAEARRGERFDPPLTHAELAFYDAVAHRDMAEAVEGGDDTLAKIARALVKDIQKNLSVDWLSREPVRAKLRTRIRRVLAMFDYPPEEEREAVDLVLKQMEIVAALWAPAAK is encoded by the coding sequence ATGACCACCGAAAGCGGCAACGAGCCCACGCACACCCCCGCCCACCTCGACGCCAAAATGACCGAGTCCACCTGGGAACACCTCGCCCTGGACGAACTCGCCCAACTCGCCTGGGAAACCAAGCCCGGCAAAGACCTCGCCCCCGGCACCGGTCACCGCCGTGACTGGAACGACCTGATCCTCCACGACGAACTCCAGGCAGCTATCGAGAAGCTGAACCCGGAGCTGACCTCCACCGCCGTCCACGACGCGACGCGCATCGCCACCGACCCCGCCTCCCGCGAGGCGTACCCGGAGAACAAACAGGCCCACGAGTTCCTGACCACCGGCATTCGCCTCACCTACACCGACGAGTTCGGCGCCGAGCAGACCCCCACCGTCCGCCTCGTCGACTTCACGGACCCCGACGCGAACAGCTACCTCGCCGTCAACCAGGTCACCGTCCGGGAAACCGACGGCAGCCACCGCCGCTTCGACATCGTCCTGTACGTCAACGGCCTGCCCCTCGCCGTCGTCGAGCTAAAGAGCGCCTCCGACGAGAACGCGACCCTCAAGTCGGCGCACGCCCAACTCCAGACGTACGTCTCGGAGTTCCCGATCGCGTTCCGCTACAACGTCCTGTGCCTGGTCTCGGACGGCATAACCGCCAAGTACGGCACAGCGTTCACGCCGTACGAGCACTTCGCGCCCTGGAACGTCGACCACGAGGGCGAACGCGTCGACACCAACGAGCCCGGCTACGACGGCCTCGACGCGCTGAACCTGGCCCTCCACGGCCTGTTCACGCAGGAGCGGTTCCTCTCCCTCACCCGCAACTTCGTCAACTTCCCCCCGCCCAAGCCGGGCGAGCCCCTCTCCGGCAAGCGCATCGCGAAGCCGCACCAGTACTTCGCGGTGAACAAGGCGGTGGACGCCGTCGTCGAGGCATCGCGGACGAACGGCCAGGCCGGCGTCGTCTGGCACACGCAGGGCGCGGGAAAGTCGGAGGAGATGGTGGAGACGGCCGCGCTCGTCCTCCGCCACCCGGCGCTCAACAACCCCACCATCGTCGTCATCACCGACCGCAACGACCTCGACGACCAGCTCTATGACACCTTCCTCGACAGCGAGTCCCTGCTGGAGGCAAAAGCTCACCAGATCGACACGCGCGAGGAGTTGCGTACCGAGCTGACACGACGCAACGTCGGCGGGATTGTCTTCACCACGCTCCAGAAGTTCGGCCTGAGCAAGGAGGAGAAGGACGGCGGCAAGTCCCACCCCCTCCTCTCCGAGCGCCGCAACATCCTGGTGATCGTCGACGAGGCGCACCGCTCGCACTACGACAGCCTCGACGGCTACGCCCGTCACCTGCGCGACGCCCTGCCGTACGCCACCCTGCTCGCCTTCACCGGTACACCGATCTCGAAGGCCGAGGCCGACACCCGTGCCGTCTTCGGCGAGTACATCGACATCTACGACCTGAAGCGCGCCGTCGACGACGGGGCGACGGTCCGCGTGTTCCACGAGCCGCGTGTCATCAAGGTCGACCTGCCCAAGGGCGTCGATCCGAACAAGCTCGACGAGCAGGCCAACACCCTCACCGAGGGCATGGACGACGCCGAGCGCCGCCGCGCCATCCAGTACGCCACGACGATGAACACCGTCTACGGTGCCCAGGACCGTATAGCGAAGCTCGCCGATGACCTGATCGCCCACTGGGAGCAGCGCCGCGAGCTGGTCAAACCCGACATCGGCGCCCCCGGCAAGGCGATGGTCGTGTGCGCGACCCGCGAGATCTGCGTACGGGTCTTCGACGCGCTGGCCGAGCGGCGGCCCGGCTGGGTCAGTGACGAGGTCGACAAGGGGGTCATGAAGATCGTCTTCCACGGCGACCGCTCCGACCCCGAGAACATGCGCAAGCACTCGCTGCGCAAGTCCCAGCAGAAGGTCGTCCAGAAGCGCGCCAAGGACCCTGACGATGAACTGGAACTGCTCATCGTCCACTCGATGCTGCTCACCGGCTATGACGCCCCGCCCATCCACACCCTGTACATGGACCGCCCGATGCAGGGCGCCAACCTGATGCAGGCGCTCGCCCGCGTCAACCGCCGTTTTCGCGGCAAGCAGGACGGTCTGCTCGTCGGCTACGCGCCCCTCACCGACAACCTCACCAAGGCCCTGCGCGAGTACTCGGACCAGGACCGCAAGGACCAGACCCTCGGCGCGGACATCGAACGGGCCGTCACCGAGGTCAAGAACGAGATCGCCACCATCAAGGGGCTTCTGGCCGGGAGCCGTTGGAAGGAGTGGCTTGCCGACACCGGCCGCCCCGACTCCCGCAAGCGCGCGCTGCGGCTGACCGCCGACTTCCTGCGCGATCCGAAGAACCCGGGCAACAAGGTCGAGCCCCCCGCCAAGCCGCTCTCCGTCCGCTTCAAGGACAGCGCCGCCCGGCTGGACCGTTTCTACCGTGTCTGCGCGATGAGCAAAGAGATCGCCGAGCGCTGCGAGGACCTGGACGACTGGCGTCGTGACATCTCCTTCTTCAGCGAGGTCCGGGCCTGGATGATCAAGCTCGACGCCGCCCAGCGCGAGGCCAGCGGGGAGCCGCTCAGCGCCGAGGTCCAGCGTTACCTGCAGGCCCTAGCGGCCTCGGTCGTAGACGCCGACGACATCACCGACCTGTACGCGGAGGCCGGGATCGGCCGGCTGGACATCACCCGTCTCAACGAGGCGCAGCTGCGCAATCTGGAGAACTCGGAGACCCCGCACCTGGTCACCGAGGCCCTGCGCCGCATGATCCAGCAGAAGATGCGCGAGGTGACCAAGCACAACGTCGTCCGCAACGAGAGCTTCACCGAGCGTCTGAACGATCTGATGAGGCGTTACATGCTCCAGCAGCTCACCAGCGCCCAGGTGATCGCCGAACTCGCGGCTCTGGCACGAGAGGTGTCGGCGGAGGCCCGCCGTGGCGAGCGGTTCGACCCGCCGTTGACCCACGCGGAGCTGGCCTTCTACGACGCCGTCGCACACCGCGACATGGCCGAGGCGGTGGAGGGCGGCGACGACACGCTCGCCAAGATCGCTCGTGCCCTCGTCAAGGACATCCAGAAGAACCTCTCCGTCGACTGGCTCTCCCGCGAACCCGTCCGGGCGAAGCTCCGTACCCGCATCCGCCGTGTGCTGGCGATGTTCGACTACCCGCCGGAGGAGGAGCGCGAGGCGGTCGACCTGGTCCTTAAGCAGATGGAGATCGTGGCCGCCCTCTGGGCGCCCGCTGCGAAGTAG
- a CDS encoding AAA family ATPase, with the protein MTEHPEQSEPNASDHQVDHRRGASSTLSRLTVRLESSALAEEPRALLREALGATATESSATPVDPHSDQRVFLDSISVNGFRGIGRKARLPLTAKPGVTLVVGRNGSGKSSFAEGIETALTGRTARLDKQRGEVWRRHWRNLHDGADPKVEVRLAIAGDPRLSTLTCTWSGDDVTAPEVEFRRPGHGRRPFADIGWERALKDYNPFLSYADLDKVLNGRPSEQYDSVAAILGLRELTDADERLQGIEKALDSALKQAEAERPVLAEALSALDDPRAVRALAVVGKAGDPDFVVLDALVTSLPDADEGRLRELRTTAALTGPDLGAVGAAVDRLREAVAVLDDVRASGAEDAHQRAELLAKALEHSRRHEDEDTCPVCGSDRALDEAWAERAAEQVATLRQEAATAREARTGLRDAVDALRYLVTPVPAWLPAPLVDPWEEWKACRAIDDAERLAARAETAALVLADACAALRDEALRELEKLDEEWRSCVTRLAGWLDRARPAYAGRPRLCQVRAARKWLKEARAELREQRLRPFEDHSQRIWEELRQQSNVDLRSVRLTGSEKATVRKLVMDVSVDGTEAAALGVMSQGELHSLALSLFLPRAAAPDSPFGFVVIDDPVQSMDPAKVHGLAKVLHGLGATRQVVVFTHDTRLQRAFTNQEFPVTVLEVERAGRSVVTVSRVTDPVGQALADARALIRTRNLPPVAMTHVLPSLCRAVLERAFSEAAWLRLHRAGMAEHEAEKTVAGAVTLMDIAALGLFGDPSKRASDVQRELRRRCGPGAVDLIRKCQEGAHPSGTSMPDPQRFVDEIKAVALTVRKPEEGP; encoded by the coding sequence ATGACGGAACACCCCGAACAGAGCGAGCCGAACGCATCTGACCATCAGGTCGATCATCGCCGAGGCGCCTCCTCGACGCTCTCCCGCCTGACCGTCCGCCTCGAAAGCTCGGCGCTTGCCGAGGAACCTCGGGCACTCCTGCGAGAGGCACTGGGCGCCACCGCGACGGAGTCCTCCGCTACCCCCGTCGATCCGCACTCGGACCAGCGGGTGTTCCTCGACTCCATCAGCGTCAACGGCTTTCGCGGCATCGGCCGCAAGGCACGTCTGCCGCTGACCGCGAAGCCTGGCGTCACCCTCGTCGTGGGGCGTAACGGCTCGGGGAAGTCCAGCTTCGCCGAGGGCATTGAGACGGCGCTCACGGGCCGGACCGCCCGCCTGGACAAGCAGCGGGGCGAGGTGTGGCGCCGGCACTGGCGCAACCTGCACGACGGGGCCGACCCGAAGGTCGAGGTCCGCCTCGCCATCGCGGGCGACCCCCGGCTGTCCACTCTGACGTGCACCTGGTCCGGCGACGACGTCACCGCCCCCGAGGTCGAGTTCAGGCGGCCGGGCCACGGCCGTCGGCCCTTCGCCGACATCGGGTGGGAGCGGGCCCTGAAGGACTACAACCCCTTTCTGTCGTACGCGGATCTCGACAAGGTTCTCAATGGCAGGCCCAGCGAGCAGTACGACTCGGTCGCCGCCATCCTCGGACTCCGCGAACTGACCGACGCGGACGAGCGGCTCCAGGGCATCGAGAAGGCGCTCGACTCCGCGCTGAAGCAAGCCGAGGCGGAACGGCCCGTACTTGCCGAGGCGTTGTCCGCGCTGGACGACCCGCGGGCGGTACGCGCGCTCGCGGTCGTCGGCAAGGCGGGCGACCCCGACTTCGTCGTGCTCGACGCCCTCGTGACCTCACTGCCCGACGCGGACGAGGGCCGTCTCCGTGAACTGCGGACGACCGCCGCGCTGACCGGACCTGACCTCGGCGCGGTCGGCGCGGCCGTAGACCGGCTGCGCGAGGCCGTCGCCGTACTCGACGACGTACGTGCCTCGGGCGCTGAGGACGCCCACCAGCGTGCGGAGCTGCTGGCCAAGGCCCTGGAGCACAGCCGTCGGCACGAGGACGAGGACACCTGCCCAGTGTGCGGGTCCGACCGGGCGCTCGACGAGGCGTGGGCCGAGCGGGCCGCCGAACAGGTGGCGACCCTGCGGCAGGAGGCCGCGACCGCGCGGGAGGCCCGTACCGGGCTGCGGGACGCGGTGGACGCCCTCCGCTACCTGGTCACCCCGGTCCCCGCGTGGCTGCCCGCCCCGCTCGTGGACCCGTGGGAGGAGTGGAAGGCGTGCCGGGCGATCGACGACGCCGAGCGGCTTGCAGCCCGCGCCGAGACCGCCGCGCTCGTCCTCGCCGACGCCTGCGCCGCGCTGCGCGACGAGGCGCTGCGGGAGCTGGAAAAGCTCGACGAGGAGTGGCGCTCCTGTGTCACCCGCCTGGCGGGCTGGCTCGACCGGGCCCGGCCTGCGTACGCCGGCAGGCCCCGGCTGTGCCAGGTCAGGGCGGCCCGTAAGTGGCTCAAGGAGGCGCGTGCCGAGCTGCGCGAGCAGCGGCTGCGGCCGTTCGAGGATCACTCGCAGCGGATCTGGGAGGAACTGCGTCAGCAGAGCAACGTGGACCTGCGTTCTGTGCGCCTGACCGGTAGCGAGAAGGCCACCGTGCGCAAGCTGGTGATGGATGTGTCCGTCGACGGCACCGAGGCGGCGGCCCTTGGCGTCATGAGCCAGGGCGAACTGCACTCCCTCGCGCTCTCGCTCTTCCTGCCGCGCGCCGCCGCGCCGGACAGCCCCTTCGGTTTTGTCGTCATCGACGACCCGGTGCAGTCCATGGATCCCGCCAAGGTCCACGGCCTCGCGAAGGTGCTGCATGGCCTTGGGGCGACTCGGCAGGTCGTGGTCTTCACCCACGACACGCGGCTCCAGCGAGCCTTCACCAACCAGGAATTCCCGGTGACCGTACTGGAGGTGGAGCGGGCGGGCCGGTCCGTGGTGACCGTGAGCCGGGTGACCGATCCGGTCGGTCAGGCACTGGCCGACGCACGCGCTCTCATCCGCACGCGAAACCTCCCGCCGGTCGCGATGACCCATGTGCTGCCCAGCCTCTGCCGCGCCGTCCTGGAACGGGCCTTCTCCGAGGCCGCGTGGCTGCGGTTGCACCGGGCGGGGATGGCTGAACACGAGGCGGAGAAGACCGTCGCGGGGGCCGTCACGCTGATGGACATCGCCGCCCTGGGGCTCTTCGGAGACCCGTCGAAGAGGGCCAGTGACGTCCAGCGCGAGCTGCGCAGGCGGTGCGGCCCCGGGGCGGTGGACCTCATCCGGAAGTGCCAGGAGGGTGCCCACCCGTCGGGCACCTCGATGCCGGACCCCCAGCGGTTCGTGGACGAAATCAAGGCCGTTGCCCTGACGGTACGCAAGCCCGAGGAGGGGCCGTGA